The Bacillus pseudomycoides genome contains a region encoding:
- a CDS encoding M42 family metallopeptidase encodes MLNVEEHVIEKSISKTLGELVSLPGPVGHEYIISNWLKKRWINKSEECFEDKVGNLICKIGGKGPKLLIQAHMDEIGFIVRYITPDGFLLIDPVQEAHRSGPNHLHMIGQLAQVISRTGNIATGIFATSTGHVLTEQQMAGNLNFNSLFIDMGVNSKEEVEKLGVHIGSSVVWKRELTQVGNKLMGKAFDDRIGLLVMDLLLEKMDVSNLNYEVWYGATVQEENKAHGAYALGSRMDFDLAISLDIGLVGDIPTVNEQDYPTRLGGGPTLVYKDGAIHYDPKITWGLEDTSKKYNIPYQIGIYSNYGSDGIAFFDSGIPSALIGIPTRYTHTPFEMVDIKDIYSTVNLLNHFIGDRDN; translated from the coding sequence ATGCTAAATGTAGAAGAACATGTAATTGAGAAAAGCATTTCTAAAACATTAGGAGAATTAGTAAGCTTACCTGGTCCTGTTGGTCATGAATATATAATCAGTAATTGGTTAAAGAAACGTTGGATAAATAAATCAGAGGAATGTTTTGAAGATAAAGTTGGAAATTTAATTTGTAAAATTGGTGGGAAGGGTCCTAAATTATTAATCCAAGCACATATGGATGAGATTGGATTTATAGTAAGGTATATTACCCCTGATGGCTTTTTATTGATTGATCCAGTGCAAGAAGCACATAGATCTGGTCCTAATCATTTACATATGATAGGGCAACTAGCTCAAGTGATAAGTAGAACAGGGAATATAGCAACAGGAATTTTTGCTACATCTACTGGTCATGTCCTTACCGAGCAGCAAATGGCTGGAAATTTAAATTTTAATAGCCTATTTATAGATATGGGGGTTAATAGTAAAGAAGAAGTAGAAAAATTAGGAGTTCATATTGGCTCTAGTGTAGTATGGAAAAGGGAATTAACTCAGGTTGGAAATAAGCTTATGGGAAAAGCGTTTGACGATCGGATTGGGCTTTTGGTTATGGATCTCCTTTTAGAGAAAATGGACGTCTCCAATTTAAATTATGAAGTATGGTATGGAGCTACAGTGCAAGAAGAGAATAAAGCTCATGGCGCTTATGCTCTAGGTTCAAGAATGGACTTCGATCTCGCAATTTCTTTAGATATTGGTTTAGTAGGAGACATACCAACTGTAAATGAACAAGATTATCCTACTAGATTAGGTGGTGGGCCGACGCTAGTTTATAAGGATGGTGCTATTCATTATGATCCTAAAATAACATGGGGTTTAGAGGATACATCTAAAAAATATAATATCCCTTATCAAATTGGTATTTATAGTAATTATGGCTCTGACGGAATCGCTTTTTTTGATAGTGGTATTCCTTCAGCACTTATTGGTATTCCAACTCGTTATACACATACACCTTTTGAAATGGTTGATATCAAAGATATTTATTCTACTGTAAATTTACTAAATCATTTTATTGGGGATAGAGATAACTAG
- a CDS encoding sigma factor-like helix-turn-helix DNA-binding protein translates to MPSVEEIANILNEPIENVIRHNNIYRNQIVVSLDTSKHDEAQTLHGCLGANDSTFNNLNEVLLEELDYEIWKIFNKVLNPRQKIVLNNAFGIEDGRIYHYKEIAKVLNRSTERISQLKNEAIDALRNCKYRDKIFTLLNEKIELMGNIKNKYLKLSDGTVLGLLKTVSFVFNFN, encoded by the coding sequence TTGCCTAGTGTCGAAGAAATAGCAAATATATTAAATGAACCAATTGAGAATGTTATAAGGCATAATAATATTTATAGAAATCAAATTGTGGTATCTTTAGATACATCAAAACATGATGAGGCACAAACATTACATGGATGTTTAGGCGCAAATGATTCAACGTTTAACAATTTAAATGAAGTACTTTTGGAAGAGTTGGATTATGAAATTTGGAAAATATTCAATAAAGTATTAAACCCAAGGCAAAAAATTGTACTTAATAATGCATTTGGTATAGAGGATGGGAGAATCTATCATTACAAAGAAATAGCAAAAGTATTAAATAGATCGACAGAAAGGATTTCTCAATTGAAAAATGAAGCAATTGATGCATTAAGGAATTGTAAATATAGAGATAAAATATTTACTTTGTTAAATGAGAAGATTGAACTAATGGGAAATATAAAAAATAAATATCTGAAACTATCTGATGGTACAGTGTTAGGACTTCTAAAAACTGTATCTTTTGTTTTCAATTTTAATTAA
- a CDS encoding MFS transporter: MRENHGIPPEQVGWILVIDSVISIVLSGYMGRLADLKDNRLLILIGVFFSIFGMLLLAISTFASSILLFLFMFLFFGLAGVITMPSQNKIAMLSVPKEETGVYMGLFQMVQFGTGAFAAGIFSHIVNFSGTNGGISNDGFLYLVIVCIALYFIVLFTLYLDKKILKKATNVTENIEG; encoded by the coding sequence ATGAGAGAAAATCATGGAATACCTCCTGAGCAAGTTGGATGGATATTAGTAATAGATTCAGTAATTTCGATAGTGCTCTCAGGATATATGGGACGTTTAGCTGATTTAAAGGATAATCGTCTATTAATATTAATAGGTGTTTTTTTCTCAATATTCGGAATGTTGTTGTTGGCTATCTCGACATTTGCAAGCTCAATCTTGTTGTTTCTTTTTATGTTTTTATTCTTTGGATTGGCAGGAGTTATTACAATGCCATCCCAAAATAAAATCGCAATGTTATCAGTGCCAAAAGAAGAAACAGGAGTATATATGGGATTATTTCAAATGGTCCAATTTGGAACAGGAGCATTTGCTGCAGGTATCTTTAGTCATATAGTTAATTTTTCCGGTACTAATGGTGGTATATCTAATGATGGATTCTTATATTTAGTTATAGTCTGTATAGCTTTATATTTCATCGTACTATTTACCTTATATTTAGATAAAAAAATTTTAAAGAAAGCCACTAATGTGACAGAAAACATTGAAGGTTAA
- a CDS encoding UPF0489 family protein, producing MNTITTFEEHGEVLPFWQGTIKDPATLLYFDRHLDLKLISKSKIRKIHQRVEKNQSISILNRDIPCREDEKYAYGLDDFLYAAIDLNLFKKIIWVSPVVKHKSNVNDLGQVFWTLLSLIPHHGTEIIDSFKKYPFGIETKIKNTTLMITTINNLKYMQLYKESNIITDIDLDFSIILRARIYIIRLIRCYRF from the coding sequence ATGAATACAATTACAACATTCGAAGAGCATGGAGAAGTACTTCCTTTTTGGCAAGGTACTATTAAAGATCCAGCAACTTTGTTGTATTTTGATCGCCATTTAGATCTTAAATTAATAAGTAAATCAAAAATTCGAAAAATACATCAAAGAGTAGAAAAAAATCAATCCATAAGCATTCTAAATAGGGACATCCCCTGTAGGGAAGATGAAAAATATGCTTATGGATTAGATGATTTCCTATATGCGGCTATTGATTTAAATCTGTTTAAAAAAATTATATGGGTCTCTCCAGTAGTTAAACATAAAAGTAATGTAAATGATTTAGGTCAAGTATTCTGGACTTTACTATCTTTGATTCCTCATCATGGTACTGAAATTATTGATTCCTTTAAAAAATATCCGTTTGGTATTGAAACGAAAATAAAAAATACAACCCTCATGATTACAACTATAAATAATCTAAAGTATATGCAACTTTATAAAGAGAGTAACATAATTACAGATATTGATTTGGATTTTTCTATAATCCTGAGAGCAAGAATCTATATTATAAGATTGATCAGGTGTTACAGATTCTGA
- a CDS encoding radical SAM protein has translation MFIENEEDIGSVIQKKMLVEFLNQNPTKIFGISIAYYSQLLPSLLLCKWIKELMPEVFLILGGQQIMLRKEQLLKLNDLSKYVDGLGTGAGEETLYLLSKHLDGEVEKYDVPDFIFLKDNVQKEIFKKSDYHIKDAFPPDFSDLPYKNYLDEEVHMSIITCVGCYWGRCAFCSYGNRSREEKNYQQKTPKQIAYECEYLIRNYGATRINFIDENTNLRLVLNGMRILNENGYRISFSTRNRLEDILLKKEFCKELKDRGCILMSVGYETNSQRILDLLDKGVTANNYQQIIDNLHELGIPLRFSIIGGLPNENEEEVMNSEEFLKKNADKIGIDVMQMLVAEPTTYLAKNPEKYNVTITSDEELRGNKLLNYGMGRMGATFNYSDGDTFNERLNRFLEIYKNVNPQKNDELPPDKRSSTESRDDLNGNSYILQLYPWVRVIKSDRIFLMDFLWQRVFPLPNVIYDAQDYLYVVKEEDQIYLQHFSDKGAGIIVAINEKEVMLNEAYRK, from the coding sequence ATGTTTATTGAAAATGAAGAAGATATTGGTAGTGTTATTCAAAAAAAAATGTTAGTTGAATTTTTAAATCAAAATCCTACCAAAATTTTTGGGATTTCAATCGCATATTACAGTCAGTTATTACCTTCACTACTGTTATGTAAATGGATTAAAGAATTAATGCCAGAAGTTTTTTTGATTCTCGGCGGACAACAAATAATGTTAAGGAAAGAACAACTTTTAAAATTAAATGACCTTAGTAAGTATGTAGACGGTCTAGGAACTGGAGCCGGTGAAGAAACGCTTTACTTACTTTCTAAACATTTGGACGGGGAAGTAGAAAAGTATGATGTACCGGATTTTATTTTTTTAAAAGATAATGTACAAAAAGAGATTTTCAAAAAATCAGATTACCATATAAAAGACGCTTTTCCACCTGATTTTTCAGATCTGCCCTATAAAAATTATTTAGATGAAGAAGTACATATGTCCATTATTACTTGTGTAGGTTGTTATTGGGGAAGATGTGCTTTTTGTTCGTATGGAAATAGATCAAGAGAAGAAAAAAATTATCAACAAAAAACCCCTAAACAAATTGCATATGAATGTGAATATTTAATTAGAAATTATGGAGCAACAAGAATAAATTTTATTGATGAAAATACTAATCTACGTTTAGTGCTAAACGGAATGAGAATTTTAAATGAGAATGGATACCGTATATCTTTTAGTACTAGAAATCGATTGGAAGATATTCTTTTAAAGAAGGAATTTTGTAAAGAACTAAAGGATCGAGGCTGCATACTGATGTCCGTAGGCTATGAAACAAATTCGCAAAGAATTTTGGACCTACTGGATAAGGGGGTTACAGCAAATAATTATCAACAAATTATAGATAATCTGCATGAATTAGGAATTCCTCTGCGTTTTTCAATAATTGGTGGGTTACCCAATGAAAATGAAGAGGAAGTTATGAATTCGGAAGAGTTTTTGAAAAAAAATGCAGATAAAATAGGTATTGATGTCATGCAAATGCTAGTTGCTGAACCTACAACATATTTAGCAAAAAATCCAGAGAAATATAATGTAACTATAACATCGGACGAAGAATTAAGGGGAAATAAATTACTGAATTATGGTATGGGTAGAATGGGGGCTACATTTAATTATAGTGACGGTGATACCTTTAATGAAAGACTAAATCGATTTCTTGAAATTTATAAAAATGTTAATCCACAAAAAAATGATGAACTACCACCAGATAAGAGGAGCTCTACAGAGTCTAGAGATGATTTGAATGGAAATTCATATATTTTACAGCTATATCCATGGGTGAGAGTCATAAAAAGCGACAGAATATTTTTAATGGATTTCTTATGGCAAAGAGTCTTCCCCCTTCCAAATGTAATATATGATGCTCAGGATTATTTATACGTAGTGAAAGAAGAGGATCAAATCTATCTTCAACATTTTAGTGATAAAGGAGCGGGAATAATAGTTGCTATTAATGAAAAGGAGGTAATGTTGAATGAAGCTTATAGAAAATAG
- a CDS encoding MFS transporter has protein sequence MNTYKIKIFTISLCAFASVMSTSMLTIAFPDIIKTFDINFSTLQIRNILFFAFFATGIPLFGKISDMFGAKRVLIIGLLTFTFSTILSGITTNWYLFLGFQSLQAIADAMIVPAQVLLIRSNFAEDKIGWAFGWFSGVLAVATFVGPALGGLIVRYFKWQAIFGVLCCFSIIALLLVLWVIKKDNYEKSIKKVQIPFKSSISLLLLILAIQILFIDNVSIYLKLLQLFLLS, from the coding sequence ATGAATACTTATAAAATTAAGATTTTCACTATTTCATTATGTGCTTTTGCAAGTGTAATGAGCACGTCCATGTTAACTATTGCTTTTCCAGACATTATTAAAACTTTCGATATAAACTTTTCAACACTTCAAATTAGAAATATATTATTCTTTGCTTTTTTTGCAACAGGGATTCCTCTTTTCGGAAAAATATCTGATATGTTTGGAGCAAAAAGGGTTCTTATTATAGGTCTATTAACCTTTACGTTCTCCACCATTTTAAGCGGAATTACTACTAACTGGTACTTATTTTTGGGATTTCAATCATTACAAGCTATTGCAGATGCGATGATCGTACCTGCGCAGGTTTTATTAATAAGATCCAACTTTGCGGAAGATAAGATTGGTTGGGCATTTGGATGGTTTTCTGGAGTGCTTGCAGTTGCAACATTTGTAGGACCAGCTTTAGGAGGCCTCATAGTTCGATACTTTAAGTGGCAGGCAATCTTTGGAGTATTATGTTGTTTTAGTATCATTGCTCTATTACTCGTATTATGGGTTATTAAAAAAGATAATTATGAAAAGAGTATAAAGAAAGTTCAAATACCTTTCAAAAGTTCAATAAGTTTACTTTTACTCATATTAGCAATACAAATTTTATTTATTGATAATGTTAGTATCTACTTGAAACTTTTACAGCTGTTTTTGTTATCATAA
- a CDS encoding RidA family protein, translated as MKKSRNPETVHKPVAPYVHQIEVTGPNKWLTLSGQLGLEIDGMVPDDPLEQLQLALDNIRRNLEAANMNVEDLTKMVFYLVGDFNADKRREIIGDFLGEHLPCTTMIYVVALAAPVFKVEVDAWACKEII; from the coding sequence TTGAAGAAATCCCGAAATCCAGAAACAGTACATAAACCAGTAGCACCATATGTACATCAAATAGAAGTAACAGGTCCCAATAAATGGCTCACATTATCAGGTCAATTAGGACTGGAAATAGATGGAATGGTTCCAGATGATCCATTGGAGCAGTTACAATTAGCTCTAGATAATATTAGAAGAAATCTTGAGGCTGCTAATATGAACGTAGAAGATTTAACGAAGATGGTATTTTATTTAGTAGGTGATTTTAATGCAGATAAGAGAAGGGAAATTATAGGAGATTTTCTAGGTGAACATCTTCCTTGTACTACTATGATTTATGTGGTGGCATTAGCAGCTCCTGTATTTAAAGTAGAGGTAGACGCTTGGGCATGTAAGGAAATTATTTAA
- a CDS encoding SDR family oxidoreductase: MTTETVLITGATKGIGLEFAKIFASHSYNLVLVARDTTLLERQAENLKKDYGMQVNTFAGDLGNYTTVESLHRHLKTEGIDIDILINNAGAGGFGFMTEVDIQKEMEYLQLNMISLTYLTRLFADDMVKRKQGKILNVASLAAFQPVPRMSMYGASKSYVLSFSEAIAEELKGTGVQVSVLCPSFTKTPLTQQFAGAGTKVFNKNMLDPQTVAKCGFEGLMKNKRVIIPGFKNKLMAKSVGLLPRKWVTIYTRKLLEQKV, encoded by the coding sequence ATGACAACAGAAACTGTTTTAATTACAGGTGCTACAAAAGGAATCGGTTTGGAATTCGCTAAAATTTTCGCAAGTCATAGCTATAACTTGGTGTTAGTCGCCAGAGACACAACGTTGTTGGAGCGACAAGCCGAGAATTTAAAAAAGGATTATGGCATGCAAGTGAATACTTTTGCTGGCGATTTAGGCAACTATACAACGGTAGAGAGCTTGCATCGACACTTGAAAACCGAGGGAATTGACATCGATATATTGATTAATAATGCCGGAGCTGGCGGGTTCGGATTCATGACGGAAGTGGATATTCAGAAGGAAATGGAATATCTGCAGCTCAATATGATCTCGCTTACGTATTTAACCAGACTTTTTGCGGATGACATGGTGAAACGAAAGCAAGGTAAAATCTTAAACGTGGCCTCACTAGCGGCCTTTCAGCCAGTTCCACGAATGTCGATGTATGGAGCGAGCAAATCGTACGTCTTATCCTTTTCGGAAGCGATTGCTGAAGAACTGAAAGGAACCGGGGTTCAAGTTTCTGTATTATGTCCCAGCTTTACCAAAACACCGCTCACGCAGCAATTCGCCGGAGCAGGCACGAAAGTGTTCAATAAGAACATGTTGGATCCGCAAACGGTTGCCAAGTGCGGCTTTGAAGGATTAATGAAGAATAAAAGGGTAATCATCCCGGGCTTTAAAAATAAACTCATGGCTAAATCTGTGGGACTGCTGCCAAGGAAATGGGTAACCATCTATACCCGAAAACTTCTCGAGCAAAAAGTGTAA
- a CDS encoding metallopeptidase TldD-related protein, with translation MKGQLKDCIKLLELNILKFSKNIISYKINLNLNNERISLYEEPINRYNLLILIHVEGKESIIPILWQVSTESPPVRILSNQIDALRLEIEQTGHGKSLKDKLKLPVILDQWPASHFVHECFGHTSEADNYMDYACKNGYRLGYRWSDYKFNVYDDPTLIGHKAHYRMDDEGEKAFCTQIIKDGIWSNLLHSSETKKKLQAKGSCNGRKVSDNDIILPRMSITYMDKGNENINDLISKIEYGLFCKGSWGGGSIGTNFVIRPSYGIIIKNGSLSNLIIRRFDIKGCKFQAAKNIVGSSNELRIFNPVFGCDKNNQNNLSVTQGAPHIYFRELDIYPI, from the coding sequence TTGAAGGGGCAACTTAAGGATTGTATTAAATTACTAGAATTAAATATCTTAAAATTCAGTAAAAATATTATCTCATATAAAATAAACCTTAACTTAAATAATGAGAGAATCTCCTTATATGAAGAGCCTATAAACAGATATAATTTATTAATCTTAATTCATGTTGAAGGGAAAGAATCTATAATACCTATTTTATGGCAAGTAAGTACGGAATCTCCACCAGTTCGTATTCTTTCAAATCAAATAGATGCGTTAAGGCTGGAAATAGAACAAACTGGTCATGGCAAATCATTAAAAGATAAATTAAAATTGCCAGTTATATTAGATCAGTGGCCCGCTTCTCATTTTGTACATGAGTGTTTTGGACATACCTCAGAAGCTGATAATTATATGGATTATGCTTGTAAAAATGGTTATAGACTAGGTTATAGATGGTCTGATTATAAGTTTAATGTATATGATGATCCGACTTTAATAGGGCATAAAGCTCATTACAGAATGGATGATGAAGGAGAGAAAGCTTTTTGTACCCAAATAATTAAAGATGGTATTTGGAGTAATTTACTTCATAGTTCAGAAACGAAAAAGAAACTTCAAGCAAAAGGTTCGTGTAATGGTCGAAAAGTTTCAGATAACGATATTATTCTTCCACGTATGTCCATAACATATATGGATAAAGGTAACGAGAATATCAATGATTTAATATCAAAAATAGAATATGGTCTCTTTTGTAAAGGTTCATGGGGAGGGGGATCAATAGGGACAAACTTTGTAATTAGACCATCTTATGGGATTATTATCAAAAATGGAAGTTTAAGTAATTTAATTATTAGAAGGTTTGATATTAAAGGTTGTAAGTTCCAGGCTGCGAAGAATATCGTTGGTAGTAGTAATGAATTAAGAATTTTCAATCCAGTATTTGGCTGTGATAAAAACAATCAAAATAATTTAAGCGTAACTCAAGGTGCCCCACATATTTATTTTAGAGAGTTAGATATTTACCCAATATAA
- a CDS encoding sigma-70 family RNA polymerase sigma factor, producing the protein MKRLYTVMNREDSLNQSVAYESTTKNPKFDLSSDNQYYLEIGRYKTLSREESIELFRRYKNGEHNLKEKLFNYNAKLVSRIALIYKHKNPDIEYLELIQEGNIGMLRAIEDYNPGLGYSFSTYADWWIRSEIIRFIFKKRSGIFKLPNSVINYNNRYMEIEEEFLTTKIDCLVSKK; encoded by the coding sequence ATGAAGAGATTATATACTGTTATGAATCGAGAGGATTCTTTAAATCAATCAGTGGCTTATGAATCGACCACTAAAAATCCAAAATTCGATTTATCCTCGGATAACCAATATTATTTAGAAATTGGAAGATATAAGACATTATCTAGAGAAGAGAGCATTGAATTATTCCGTCGATATAAAAATGGGGAACATAATTTAAAAGAAAAATTGTTTAACTATAACGCAAAACTTGTTTCAAGAATCGCATTAATATATAAACATAAAAATCCAGATATTGAATATCTAGAGTTGATACAAGAAGGAAACATAGGGATGTTGAGAGCAATTGAAGATTATAATCCGGGGTTAGGGTACTCATTTAGTACATATGCTGATTGGTGGATTAGGAGTGAAATCATTAGGTTTATATTTAAGAAAAGATCAGGGATTTTTAAATTACCTAATAGCGTGATTAACTATAATAATAGATATATGGAAATAGAAGAAGAATTTTTAACAACAAAAATAGATTGCCTAGTGTCGAAGAAATAG
- a CDS encoding cupin-like domain-containing protein, with product MIERIDCKNLTYERFMKEFADKKPVILINLVNDWECYNWDLKYLNEKFGEQEVVIRKSDYEGKKKVYTVKLSKFIQLLEGGNEEKWYCDWPFSIMGNKEIALAYSIPTFLTEQTVRKKGDKELKWVFLGSTNTGTPLHKDFQATHNWNAVIFGKKKWVFFSPEFDQEMEYLASIDCNIFNPTPEEREIILKANPYYIELNQGEIIYTPKNWWHQVINKELTFAISENFWFKHELQVN from the coding sequence ATGATTGAAAGAATTGATTGCAAGAATCTAACTTACGAAAGATTTATGAAGGAGTTTGCGGATAAGAAACCTGTTATCTTAATAAATCTTGTGAATGATTGGGAGTGCTACAATTGGGATTTGAAATATTTAAATGAAAAATTTGGAGAGCAAGAAGTTGTAATTAGAAAGTCTGATTATGAAGGCAAAAAGAAAGTCTATACAGTAAAGCTCTCTAAATTTATCCAATTGCTAGAGGGTGGAAATGAAGAAAAGTGGTATTGTGATTGGCCTTTCTCTATTATGGGGAATAAAGAAATCGCTTTAGCGTATAGCATTCCAACTTTTTTAACAGAGCAAACAGTTAGGAAAAAAGGAGACAAAGAATTGAAATGGGTATTTCTAGGCTCAACGAACACTGGAACCCCATTACATAAAGATTTCCAAGCAACACACAATTGGAATGCGGTTATATTCGGAAAGAAGAAATGGGTATTTTTCAGCCCAGAATTTGATCAAGAAATGGAATATTTAGCGAGTATAGATTGTAATATTTTTAATCCAACTCCAGAAGAACGTGAAATTATCTTAAAAGCAAACCCTTACTATATAGAACTTAATCAAGGTGAGATTATATATACTCCTAAAAATTGGTGGCATCAAGTTATAAATAAAGAATTAACCTTTGCTATTAGTGAAAACTTTTGGTTTAAGCATGAGCTTCAAGTTAATTAA
- a CDS encoding aspartyl-phosphate phosphatase Spo0E family protein has translation MKLKKYLNEYNQFKREMEISGRKYGLTNQKTVEFSRKLDLLLNEFMMIKYPELNKQDRLG, from the coding sequence ATGAAGCTGAAAAAATATTTAAATGAATACAATCAATTCAAACGAGAAATGGAAATATCAGGGCGGAAATATGGGTTGACTAATCAAAAAACCGTTGAATTCAGCCGAAAATTAGATTTATTGCTCAATGAATTTATGATGATAAAATATCCAGAATTAAATAAACAGGACCGACTTGGGTAG
- a CDS encoding DUF692 family multinuclear iron-containing protein, whose product MKLIENSVRFPKVENKLGLGIGMDLPWGEDIGFCTAENGDDITPKMKIFFDNYKDEFNYMFFAFQPKNRSVLKAEDYFEAYDRLFNAVPNYKARAFHQTILNMGATEKYEKSSIIEFTNKIIERYEIKWVVEDLGLWSIKGKTVPFPLPPYMTPKGLEACIENINEYQKNLLVPVCIEFPGFTEGTNFFIGDMDGFEYFNTLVQETNSPVTIDIGHILSYQWLIGNTDEKMYTNLSKLPLDNCFELHLSGCQIIRGKFRDLHHGILLDEQIDLLKYLLPLCPNLKAVTYEDPKYTNDGILIPKSQKNYQRMKEVVKQWQYQ is encoded by the coding sequence ATGAAGCTTATAGAAAATAGTGTACGCTTTCCTAAAGTTGAGAACAAGTTAGGACTGGGTATTGGAATGGACTTACCTTGGGGAGAAGATATTGGGTTTTGTACAGCGGAAAATGGAGATGATATTACTCCAAAAATGAAAATCTTTTTTGATAACTATAAAGATGAGTTTAATTATATGTTTTTTGCATTCCAACCTAAAAATCGAAGTGTTCTTAAAGCAGAGGATTACTTTGAAGCGTATGATCGATTATTTAATGCTGTTCCAAATTATAAAGCTAGGGCGTTTCATCAAACCATATTAAATATGGGAGCTACTGAGAAATATGAAAAAAGCTCCATAATAGAGTTTACCAATAAAATAATTGAAAGGTATGAAATAAAATGGGTTGTTGAGGATTTAGGGCTATGGTCCATTAAGGGAAAAACCGTGCCATTTCCATTACCACCATATATGACGCCCAAAGGGCTAGAAGCTTGCATTGAAAATATAAATGAATATCAGAAAAATCTACTGGTACCAGTTTGTATTGAATTTCCTGGTTTTACAGAAGGGACCAATTTCTTTATCGGTGACATGGATGGATTTGAGTATTTTAATACTCTAGTTCAAGAGACAAATTCCCCTGTAACTATTGATATAGGGCATATTCTTAGTTATCAATGGCTCATTGGTAATACAGATGAAAAGATGTATACAAATCTTTCTAAGCTGCCGCTTGATAATTGCTTTGAATTACATTTATCAGGATGCCAGATTATTCGTGGCAAGTTTAGGGATCTGCATCACGGCATACTATTAGATGAACAAATAGATTTACTTAAATATTTACTTCCTTTATGCCCAAATTTAAAAGCTGTTACTTATGAAGATCCTAAGTATACTAATGATGGCATTCTCATTCCAAAATCTCAAAAAAATTATCAGAGGATGAAAGAGGTGGTAAAACAATGGCAATATCAGTAA
- a CDS encoding tetratricopeptide repeat protein codes for MLQILKENKITDSIKTMTYSIKSGFLPEPYRRLSSILSHKLDMKLISNPARDHSVPIETMAALSNRKSINQKYLNYLQEKELDILSGIGWKLRSLLLVQMGQLDEAEKCYYQAREQGDEAFWAAYSIGMSYMRKKDYEHALKWFQQTKDVVDTIQAHSLILQILCHLHLENFEYGLSLAHSTLELLPMRTEIYELIEIFCKKMNMKETDYIHYKEKYRKINQLLKNRRD; via the coding sequence GTGTTACAGATTCTGAAAGAAAATAAAATTACAGATTCTATAAAAACAATGACCTATTCCATAAAAAGCGGCTTTTTGCCGGAACCATATAGAAGATTAAGTAGTATTCTTTCTCATAAATTAGATATGAAACTTATTAGTAATCCTGCTCGAGATCATTCGGTGCCTATAGAGACAATGGCTGCTCTTTCTAATAGAAAATCAATAAATCAAAAATACTTAAATTATTTACAAGAAAAAGAGCTTGATATTTTAAGTGGAATCGGATGGAAATTACGCTCTTTATTATTAGTGCAAATGGGACAGTTAGACGAGGCTGAAAAATGTTATTATCAGGCTAGAGAACAAGGCGATGAAGCTTTTTGGGCAGCTTATAGTATTGGTATGAGTTATATGAGGAAAAAAGATTATGAGCATGCATTGAAGTGGTTTCAACAAACAAAAGATGTCGTTGATACAATCCAAGCACATAGTTTAATTCTTCAAATTTTATGCCATTTGCATCTGGAAAATTTCGAATATGGCTTATCTTTGGCACATAGCACTCTAGAACTATTACCCATGAGAACGGAAATATATGAACTAATAGAAATTTTTTGTAAGAAAATGAATATGAAAGAAACAGATTATATCCACTATAAGGAAAAATACCGAAAAATTAATCAATTATTAAAAAATAGGAGGGATTAA
- a CDS encoding SDR family NAD(P)-dependent oxidoreductase, protein MVKEDANVVVCSRHIEAYEKVVKEIRVLGKRALVLALDVTDPESVVQGMDKAISHFSTG, encoded by the coding sequence TTGGTAAAGGAAGATGCAAACGTTGTAGTATGTTCACGTCATATAGAGGCTTACGAGAAAGTTGTGAAAGAGATCAGAGTATTAGGGAAACGAGCACTTGTCCTGGCACTGGATGTAACAGATCCTGAATCTGTTGTTCAAGGTATGGATAAAGCAATTTCTCATTTCTCAACTGGATAA